In Panthera tigris isolate Pti1 chromosome D2, P.tigris_Pti1_mat1.1, whole genome shotgun sequence, one DNA window encodes the following:
- the DUSP29 gene encoding dual specificity phosphatase 29, whose amino-acid sequence MTSREPKTSLKNAYPSAKRLLPKVEGEVEAEDYCTPGAFELERLFWKGSPQYTHVNEVWPQLYIGDEATALDRYGLQKAGFTHVLNAAHGRWNVDTGPDYYSDMAIEYHGVEADDLPTFDLSVFFYPAAAFIDAALSHDHSKILVHCVMGRSRSATLVLAYLMIHKNMTLVDAIQQVAKNRCVLPNRGFLKQLRELDKQLVQQRRQAKHSDNSEKAGEKEP is encoded by the exons ATGACATCCAGAGAACCAAAGACAAGTCTCAAAAATGCCTACCCATCTGCCAAGAGGCTGCTGCCGAAGGTGGAGGGGGAGGTAGAAGCAGAGGACTACTGTACCCCCGGAGCCTTTGAGCTGGAGCGTCTCTTCTGGAAGGGCAGTCCCCAGTACACTCATGTCAACGAGGTCTGGCCCCAGCTCTACATCGGCGATGA AGCTACGGCACTGGACCGCTACGGGCTGCAGAAGGCGGGCTTCACGCACGTGCTGAATGCAGCCCACGGCCGCTGGAACGTGGACACTGGGCCCGACTACTACAGCGACATGGCCATCGAATACCACGGTGTTGAGGCGGACGACCTGCCCACCTTCGACCTCAGCGTCTTCTTCTACCCGGCGGCCGCTTTCATCGACGCAGCGCTCAGCCACGACCACA GTAAGATCCTGGTTCACTGTGTCATGGGCCGCAGCCGTTCAGCAACCCTGGTCCTGGCCTACCTGATGATTCACAAGAACATGACCCTGGTGGACGCCATTCAACAAGTGGCCAAGAACCGCTGTGTCCTACCCAACCGGGGCTTTCTGAAGCAGCTCCGGGAACTGGACAAGCAGCTGGTGCAGCAGAGGCGACAGGCCAAGCACAGTGACAACAGTGAGAAGGCTGGTGAGAAGGAGCCATAG